The Rhizobium leguminosarum genome includes a region encoding these proteins:
- a CDS encoding TetR/AcrR family transcriptional regulator, which produces MAGRREEKREDLKARLIEAARERIAKDGLTNLRARDITQDAGCALGGLYTVFSDLAELVIHVNSATLKALEARLTLPETKDRPPTDRLRNLAQGYLSFAVEHRNLWKALFDHFPPETSPTPQWHLDEHLFLMDVIAEPLAELQPDMPPEDRAIRARTLFGAVHGVVSISLEGRFVGLPLERLAREVDELVQTIAAGAERRRG; this is translated from the coding sequence ATGGCCGGTAGGCGAGAAGAAAAACGCGAAGACCTGAAGGCCCGGCTGATCGAGGCGGCGCGCGAGCGGATCGCCAAGGACGGGCTGACGAACCTCCGGGCCCGCGACATCACCCAGGATGCCGGCTGCGCGCTGGGCGGCCTCTACACGGTCTTTTCCGACCTCGCCGAGCTCGTCATCCACGTCAACTCCGCGACGCTGAAGGCGCTGGAGGCGAGGCTCACCCTGCCCGAAACGAAAGACCGGCCGCCGACCGACCGGCTGCGCAACCTGGCGCAGGGATATTTGAGCTTCGCCGTCGAGCACCGGAACCTCTGGAAGGCGCTGTTCGACCACTTCCCGCCGGAAACCAGCCCGACGCCGCAATGGCATCTTGATGAGCACCTCTTCCTGATGGACGTGATCGCCGAACCGCTGGCCGAACTGCAACCCGACATGCCCCCCGAAGACCGCGCCATCCGCGCCCGCACCCTCTTCGGCGCAGTGCATGGCGTCGTCAGCATCAGCCTCGAAGGCCGCTTCGTCGGCTTGCCGCTGGAGCGGCTGGCGCGGGAGGTGGATGAGCTGGTGCAGACGATTGCGGCGGGGGCGGAGCGGCGGCGGGGGTGA
- a CDS encoding PspA/IM30 family protein — translation MFKLISILLRGRAHDAEQAFADRHAVPLLSQQIRDAAQSIQSARRSVAVAIAQNEQEKGQHATIVARIADLETRASAALTKGNEGLAREAAEAIAYLEAERDASEKAQSQFTSAIDKLKGIVRASEARLQELQRGERLARATQEAQKLDVVVAGPGFATLDDAEETLARLRLRQSQNELTAAALKDMEGAIRPAGIIEKLANAGFGAPLRSSADDVLARLKSRITPAA, via the coding sequence ATGTTCAAACTGATTTCCATTTTATTGCGGGGCAGGGCGCATGATGCCGAGCAGGCTTTCGCCGATCGCCACGCCGTGCCGCTGCTTTCCCAGCAGATCCGCGATGCCGCCCAATCGATCCAGTCGGCCCGCCGCAGTGTGGCGGTCGCCATCGCCCAGAACGAGCAGGAGAAGGGGCAGCATGCAACGATCGTTGCCCGCATCGCCGATCTGGAGACCCGCGCCTCCGCGGCACTGACCAAGGGCAATGAGGGCCTGGCCCGCGAGGCGGCCGAGGCGATCGCCTATCTCGAAGCCGAGCGCGATGCGTCGGAGAAGGCGCAGAGCCAGTTCACCAGCGCGATCGACAAGCTGAAGGGCATCGTCCGTGCCTCCGAGGCGCGGCTGCAGGAGCTGCAGCGCGGCGAGCGGCTGGCGCGTGCCACGCAAGAGGCGCAGAAGCTCGATGTCGTCGTTGCCGGCCCGGGCTTTGCCACGCTCGACGATGCCGAGGAGACCCTGGCGCGCCTTCGCCTGCGCCAGAGCCAGAATGAGCTGACGGCCGCCGCGCTGAAGGACATGGAAGGCGCCATCCGCCCGGCCGGCATCATCGAAAAGCTTGCCAATGCCGGCTTCGGCGCGCCGCTGCGCTCATCCGCCGATGATGTGCTGGCGCGGCTGAAGAGCCGCATCACGCCTGCCGCTTGA
- a CDS encoding YiaA/YiaB family inner membrane protein, whose product MNDSFQKHSASWVSFSYISFGSAAFMLALGLYMMPLDLWGKGYLAMGILMLVQTTVNITKTLRDNAESEKLIRKVEDARTEKLLVKFNRNDED is encoded by the coding sequence ATGAACGACAGTTTCCAGAAACATTCCGCAAGCTGGGTCAGCTTCTCCTACATCTCCTTCGGCTCGGCCGCCTTCATGCTGGCGCTTGGCCTCTACATGATGCCGCTCGATCTCTGGGGCAAAGGCTATCTGGCCATGGGCATTCTGATGCTGGTGCAGACCACGGTGAATATCACCAAGACGCTGCGCGACAACGCCGAATCCGAGAAGCTGATCCGCAAGGTTGAGGATGCCCGCACCGAGAAACTCCTGGTCAAGTTCAATCGTAACGATGAAGATTGA
- a CDS encoding acyl-[ACP]--phospholipid O-acyltransferase translates to MQHNLMTSRKFAPLFWTQFLTAFNDNFLKNTLVFLILFKMSASEGAALVTLAGVILIVPFLLLSALGGELADKHDKAKIAELLKRCEIAVAALAVIGLAFSSIFVLMAALFGFGVVSALFGPIKYGILPDHLERRDLPKANAWIEGGTFIAILAGTIIAAFAFSGGDNVLIFGTMMMGLSVLCWLASRMIPPTGSKAPDLEIDRNVIRSSYTLVKEIRADKRLWRSALMNCWFWLVGAFVLSILPTMVTELLGGSELVVPAYLTVFAIAVAVGSAIAAWMSSGRIVLLPAPVGTALLGLFSLDLAWNLWGLASVSHATTIAGFFAGQNTIRVAIDLAGMAIAGAFIAVPTFAALQTWAHEDRRARVIGAANVLSALFITVGLGLVAAVQAMGASIPQILIGLGVINFAVAWLMLKTLPTNPFRDLISILFRAFMRLEVEGLENIKKAGRAPIIALNHVSLLDGALALAITEEEPTFAVDYKIAQAWWVRPFLKMCKFLPLDPTKPMATRSLIKVVQDGNPIGIFPEGRLTVTGTLMKVYDGAAMVADKTGSMVVPVRIDGLEKSYLSYLDNGKIRRRLFPKVKVTILEPVKLEMPSGLKGRKRRTAAGAALYQVMSNLLFQTADTSSTVLDRVIRAGHEFGMKKLAVEDPVTGRLTYGKLLTGAAVLGAKFRTMFPEKNLGVMLPNANGAAATLLGVMTAGKVPAMLNFTAGAANILSACKAAEVKHVLTSRAFVTQAKLGAVIEEMEKQVTIVWLDDLRAEISLKDKILGYLRKARPLTKRQPDDPAVILFTSGSEGTPKGVVLTHRNILSNAAQAAARIDFHSGDKVFNILPVFHSFGLTAGTVLPLISGVPVYFYPSPLHYRIVPELIYASNATIIFGTDTFLNGYSRTAHPYDFRSIRYIFSGAEPVKAATRQTYMEKFGLRILEGYGVTETAPVISINTPMYNKSGTVGKILPGMEWKLEPVPGIDEGGRLHVRGANVMAGYLRAEKPGVLEPLIDGWHDTGDIVTIDEDGFVKIRGRAKRFAKIGGEMISLAAVETLAAELWPGALSVVSSLPDAKKGERLVLLTDAPTATRAEFLAFAKSRGAMDMMVPAEVTTSKVPVLGSGKVDFVAARKLAESAVQAGEAA, encoded by the coding sequence GTGCAACACAATCTGATGACCTCCAGGAAATTCGCGCCGCTGTTCTGGACCCAGTTCCTGACGGCCTTCAACGACAATTTCCTCAAGAACACCCTGGTGTTCCTCATTCTCTTCAAGATGTCGGCGAGCGAGGGGGCCGCTCTGGTGACGCTCGCCGGCGTCATCCTCATCGTGCCCTTTCTGCTGCTCTCCGCACTTGGCGGCGAACTCGCCGACAAACACGATAAGGCGAAGATCGCCGAACTGTTGAAACGCTGCGAGATCGCGGTCGCCGCCCTTGCCGTTATCGGTCTGGCGTTTTCGTCCATCTTCGTGCTGATGGCGGCGCTGTTCGGCTTCGGCGTCGTCTCGGCGCTGTTCGGGCCGATCAAATACGGCATCCTGCCCGATCATCTCGAACGCCGCGACCTGCCGAAGGCCAATGCCTGGATCGAGGGCGGCACCTTCATCGCCATCCTCGCCGGCACGATCATCGCCGCCTTCGCCTTCTCAGGCGGCGACAATGTGCTGATCTTCGGCACGATGATGATGGGGCTTTCGGTGCTCTGCTGGCTGGCCAGCCGGATGATCCCGCCCACCGGCTCCAAGGCGCCGGATCTGGAAATCGACCGCAATGTCATCCGCTCCAGCTACACCCTCGTCAAGGAAATCCGCGCCGATAAGCGCCTGTGGCGTTCGGCGCTGATGAATTGCTGGTTCTGGCTGGTCGGCGCCTTCGTTCTCTCCATCCTGCCGACCATGGTGACCGAGCTGCTCGGCGGCTCCGAGCTCGTCGTGCCGGCCTATCTCACCGTCTTTGCCATCGCCGTCGCCGTCGGCTCGGCGATTGCCGCCTGGATGTCGTCGGGCCGCATCGTGCTGCTGCCGGCCCCTGTCGGCACGGCGCTGCTTGGCCTCTTCAGCCTCGATCTCGCCTGGAACCTCTGGGGCCTGGCTTCGGTGAGCCATGCGACGACGATCGCCGGTTTTTTCGCTGGCCAGAATACCATTCGCGTCGCCATCGATCTCGCCGGCATGGCGATAGCAGGCGCCTTCATCGCCGTGCCGACCTTCGCCGCCCTGCAGACCTGGGCGCATGAGGACCGCCGCGCCCGCGTCATCGGCGCCGCCAATGTGCTCTCGGCGCTGTTCATCACCGTCGGCCTCGGCCTCGTTGCCGCCGTCCAGGCGATGGGCGCCTCCATCCCTCAAATCCTGATCGGCCTCGGCGTCATCAATTTCGCCGTCGCCTGGCTGATGCTGAAGACGCTGCCGACCAATCCCTTCCGCGATTTGATCTCGATCCTGTTCCGCGCCTTCATGCGCCTCGAGGTCGAGGGGCTGGAGAATATCAAGAAGGCCGGCCGGGCGCCGATCATCGCGCTCAACCATGTCAGCCTGCTCGACGGCGCCCTGGCACTTGCGATCACCGAGGAAGAGCCCACCTTTGCCGTCGATTACAAGATCGCCCAGGCCTGGTGGGTGCGGCCCTTCCTGAAGATGTGCAAATTCCTGCCGCTCGACCCGACAAAGCCGATGGCGACGCGTTCGCTGATCAAGGTGGTGCAGGATGGCAACCCGATCGGCATCTTCCCGGAGGGCCGCCTGACGGTGACCGGCACGCTGATGAAGGTCTATGATGGCGCCGCCATGGTCGCCGACAAGACCGGCTCGATGGTGGTGCCGGTGAGGATCGACGGGCTGGAGAAGAGCTATCTCTCCTATCTCGACAACGGCAAGATCCGCCGCCGGCTGTTTCCCAAGGTCAAGGTCACCATTCTCGAGCCGGTGAAGCTCGAAATGCCCTCAGGGCTGAAAGGCCGCAAGCGCCGCACGGCGGCGGGTGCCGCCCTCTATCAGGTCATGTCGAACCTGCTCTTCCAGACCGCCGATACCTCTTCCACCGTTCTCGATCGCGTCATCCGGGCCGGCCACGAATTCGGCATGAAGAAACTTGCCGTCGAAGATCCGGTCACCGGAAGGCTGACTTATGGCAAGCTGCTCACCGGGGCCGCCGTGCTCGGCGCCAAATTCCGCACCATGTTCCCGGAAAAGAACCTCGGCGTCATGCTGCCGAATGCCAATGGCGCTGCCGCCACGCTTCTCGGCGTGATGACGGCGGGCAAGGTGCCGGCCATGCTGAACTTCACCGCGGGTGCCGCCAATATCCTCTCCGCCTGCAAGGCCGCCGAGGTCAAGCATGTGCTGACCTCACGTGCCTTCGTCACCCAGGCGAAGCTCGGTGCCGTTATCGAGGAGATGGAAAAGCAGGTGACGATCGTCTGGCTCGATGATCTCAGGGCCGAAATCTCCCTCAAGGACAAGATCCTGGGTTATCTCAGGAAGGCGCGGCCGCTCACGAAGCGCCAGCCGGATGATCCGGCGGTGATCCTCTTCACCTCGGGCTCCGAGGGCACGCCGAAGGGCGTGGTGCTGACCCACCGCAACATCCTGTCGAACGCCGCCCAGGCCGCGGCCCGCATCGATTTCCACAGCGGCGACAAGGTGTTCAATATCCTGCCGGTGTTCCATTCCTTCGGGCTGACGGCCGGCACGGTGCTGCCGCTGATCTCGGGCGTGCCTGTTTATTTCTATCCGTCGCCGCTGCATTACCGCATCGTGCCGGAGCTGATCTATGCCTCCAACGCCACGATCATCTTCGGCACCGATACCTTCCTCAACGGCTATTCGAGGACGGCGCATCCCTACGATTTCCGCTCGATCCGCTATATCTTCTCCGGCGCCGAGCCGGTGAAGGCCGCAACCCGCCAGACCTATATGGAAAAATTCGGCCTGCGCATCCTCGAAGGTTACGGCGTCACCGAGACCGCGCCTGTCATTTCCATCAACACGCCGATGTACAACAAGTCGGGCACGGTCGGCAAAATCCTGCCGGGCATGGAATGGAAGCTCGAACCGGTGCCCGGCATCGATGAGGGCGGCAGGCTGCATGTGCGCGGCGCCAATGTCATGGCCGGCTACCTCCGTGCCGAAAAGCCCGGCGTGCTCGAGCCGCTGATCGACGGCTGGCACGACACCGGCGACATCGTCACCATCGACGAGGACGGCTTCGTCAAGATCCGCGGCCGCGCCAAACGCTTCGCCAAGATCGGCGGCGAAATGATCTCGCTCGCCGCCGTCGAAACGCTCGCTGCCGAACTCTGGCCGGGCGCGCTCTCAGTCGTCTCCTCGCTGCCCGACGCCAAGAAGGGCGAGCGGCTGGTGCTCTTGACCGACGCGCCGACCGCCACCCGCGCCGAATTCCTCGCCTTCGCCAAATCCAGGGGCGCCATGGACATGATGGTGCCGGCCGAGGTCACCACCAGCAAGGTGCCGGTGCTGGGTTCGGGAAAGGTGGATTTCGTCGCGGCGCGGAAGCTGGCGGAGAGTGCGGTGCAGGCGGGGGAGGCGGCGTAG
- the dinB gene encoding DNA polymerase IV, with translation MNEISSPPVRKIVHVDMDAFYASVEQRDNSDLRGKPIAVGGSAARGVVAAASYEARKFGVHSAMPSVTAKRKCPDLIFVPPRFAVYKAVSQQIREIFAEYTPLIEPLSLDEAYLDVTQNLKGMTIATEVALEIRAKIKQVTGLNASAGISYNKFLAKMASDLNKPNGQAVITPKNGPAFVEQLPVRKFHGVGPATTEKMHQLGIDTGADLKEKTLEFLVEHFGKSAPYFYGIARGIDERQVKPDRVRKSVGAEDTFSQDLHAFEPAREGLQPLIEKVWGYCEANGIAAKTVTLKVKYADFSQITRSKTVLAPLPAIADLEDLVNLLLAPIFPPRKGIRLLGVALSSLEGRLPAAEPQMRLAF, from the coding sequence ATGAACGAGATAAGCTCACCCCCCGTCCGGAAGATCGTCCATGTCGACATGGATGCTTTTTATGCGTCGGTCGAGCAGCGCGATAATTCGGATTTGCGCGGCAAACCGATTGCCGTCGGCGGCTCGGCCGCCCGTGGTGTGGTGGCGGCGGCGAGCTATGAGGCCCGTAAATTCGGTGTTCACTCGGCAATGCCGTCGGTAACTGCCAAGCGCAAATGTCCTGACCTGATCTTCGTGCCGCCGCGCTTCGCCGTCTATAAGGCGGTGTCGCAGCAGATCCGTGAGATCTTTGCCGAATACACTCCGCTGATCGAGCCGCTGTCGCTCGACGAGGCCTATCTCGATGTGACGCAAAATCTGAAAGGCATGACGATCGCCACCGAGGTCGCTCTGGAGATCCGCGCCAAGATCAAGCAAGTCACCGGCCTCAACGCGTCGGCCGGGATTTCCTACAACAAGTTCCTTGCCAAGATGGCGAGCGACCTCAACAAGCCGAACGGCCAGGCTGTCATCACGCCGAAGAACGGGCCGGCCTTCGTCGAGCAGCTTCCAGTCCGGAAATTCCATGGTGTCGGACCGGCGACCACTGAGAAGATGCATCAACTCGGGATCGACACCGGCGCCGATCTCAAGGAGAAGACACTCGAGTTCCTCGTCGAGCATTTCGGCAAGTCGGCCCCCTATTTTTACGGCATCGCCCGCGGCATCGACGAGCGCCAGGTCAAGCCCGACCGGGTGCGCAAATCCGTCGGTGCGGAAGATACCTTCTCACAGGACCTCCACGCCTTTGAACCTGCTCGCGAAGGGCTCCAGCCGCTGATCGAAAAGGTGTGGGGTTACTGCGAGGCCAACGGGATCGCCGCCAAGACAGTGACGCTCAAGGTGAAATATGCCGACTTCAGCCAGATCACGCGCAGCAAGACGGTTCTGGCACCCCTGCCGGCAATCGCCGACCTCGAGGATCTGGTCAACCTGCTGCTCGCGCCGATCTTTCCGCCGCGAAAGGGCATACGGCTGCTCGGCGTCGCCCTCTCTTCGCTGGAAGGGCGACTACCGGCCGCGGAACCGCAGATGCGGTTGGCTTTTTAG
- a CDS encoding sialidase family protein, with protein MDTQFRNLEIYRRRGEFAGWPANYGLWSWGDEMAVVFARGKLGTKGELHELDRDYPFLPWQARSLDGGLTWMGEPFCGRVPGGRSLSADEHLNADLKVRPRLSVREDLCSIDDPIDFLDLETIVMCARTDVQGDAVSWFYVSRDRCLTWQGPFRFAGLHLPISARTDIVPLGRDDALFMLGTSKEDGAEGRVFCARTVDGGRSFVLQGFVGPEPGGYSIMPASTALSGGAILTLTRCMGRGGGKGWIEAFTSHDQGRTWTPEGCIVDNTGSNGNPPALGRIEGMLLLVYGHRDPPFGIRMRMSFDDGRTWGAEKIIRSDGGTADLGYPRLVKRGDGSLLAVYYFNDGDREERYIAASIVMPANDQKREGA; from the coding sequence ATGGACACGCAGTTCCGCAATCTTGAAATCTACCGCAGACGCGGCGAATTCGCGGGCTGGCCGGCAAATTATGGTCTCTGGTCGTGGGGTGACGAAATGGCCGTCGTCTTCGCGCGCGGCAAACTCGGAACGAAAGGGGAGTTGCACGAATTGGACCGTGATTACCCATTCCTACCCTGGCAGGCACGCAGCCTGGACGGCGGGCTGACATGGATGGGCGAGCCGTTCTGCGGCCGCGTGCCGGGCGGGCGCTCGCTTTCGGCCGACGAGCATTTGAACGCCGACCTCAAGGTCCGCCCCCGTCTGTCGGTCCGCGAAGACCTTTGCTCGATTGACGATCCCATAGACTTCCTCGATCTCGAGACGATCGTCATGTGCGCCAGAACCGATGTGCAGGGCGATGCTGTCAGCTGGTTCTATGTCAGCCGGGACCGGTGCCTGACATGGCAGGGTCCGTTTCGTTTCGCCGGTTTGCATCTTCCGATCTCGGCGCGCACCGATATCGTTCCTCTCGGCAGGGACGATGCGCTCTTCATGCTCGGCACGTCCAAAGAGGACGGCGCGGAAGGAAGAGTGTTCTGCGCGCGCACCGTGGATGGCGGGCGCAGCTTCGTCCTGCAAGGCTTTGTCGGTCCGGAACCTGGGGGCTATTCGATCATGCCGGCATCGACGGCACTTTCCGGTGGCGCCATCCTGACGCTGACGCGCTGCATGGGCAGAGGCGGTGGCAAGGGGTGGATAGAGGCCTTCACCTCCCATGACCAAGGGAGGACCTGGACGCCGGAAGGCTGCATCGTCGACAACACGGGCAGTAATGGCAACCCGCCGGCGCTCGGGCGGATCGAAGGCATGCTGCTGCTCGTCTACGGCCACCGTGATCCGCCTTTTGGGATCAGGATGCGCATGAGTTTCGATGACGGCCGGACATGGGGCGCCGAAAAGATCATCCGGAGCGACGGTGGCACGGCTGATCTCGGTTATCCGAGACTCGTAAAACGCGGCGATGGATCCCTGCTCGCCGTCTACTACTTCAACGATGGCGACCGGGAGGAGCGTTACATAGCGGCGTCTATTGTGATGCCTGCCAACGATCAGAAACGCGAAGGAGCCTAG
- a CDS encoding nutrient deprivation-induced protein, whose protein sequence is MQNDFTDPAGGSASALTPSSSSASGSSPGTRTSISDLEAKVSEDVSAVKETIRDGADTAVEKAKEVISERTNFAARQVGGVAMALEKAGAEMESSGQAEVGRYAKQIGRSVQTVARRMEGKNIGELANMTEEFGRKQPLAFLGIAALAGLAASRFLTASAKRQTTVASREPSIGRSGPATTGGENNG, encoded by the coding sequence ATGCAAAACGATTTCACAGATCCGGCAGGGGGGAGCGCGTCCGCGCTGACCCCGTCCTCATCCTCAGCTTCCGGTTCTTCGCCGGGAACGCGCACGTCCATTTCCGATCTGGAAGCGAAGGTGAGCGAGGATGTTTCCGCCGTCAAGGAAACGATCAGGGACGGTGCCGACACCGCCGTCGAAAAAGCCAAGGAAGTCATTTCCGAACGCACCAACTTTGCCGCTCGCCAGGTCGGCGGTGTTGCGATGGCGCTCGAGAAGGCCGGCGCCGAAATGGAAAGCTCCGGTCAGGCAGAAGTCGGACGATACGCCAAGCAAATCGGGCGGAGCGTGCAGACTGTTGCTCGGCGGATGGAAGGCAAGAACATCGGCGAACTCGCCAACATGACCGAAGAGTTCGGGCGCAAACAACCGCTCGCCTTTCTCGGCATCGCCGCACTTGCGGGCCTGGCCGCAAGCCGCTTCCTCACAGCGTCGGCGAAAAGGCAAACAACTGTCGCGTCGCGCGAACCATCAATCGGTCGCTCCGGCCCAGCAACGACCGGAGGCGAGAACAATGGCTAA
- a CDS encoding phage holin family protein, with the protein MAKSSENTPLSELVSGLVGDVTGLLRKEIDLAKTEASEKLSQALSGVEILLFGLVLAIGAVGVLLSALVGGLAAFLVTQGFSETTASALASLIVGIIIAGIAWALISRGLAALRGSNMTLDRTAASLRRDVDVVKDKI; encoded by the coding sequence ATGGCTAAATCTTCAGAGAACACGCCCCTCTCCGAACTCGTCAGTGGCCTCGTTGGTGATGTCACGGGCCTGCTCCGCAAGGAAATCGATCTTGCCAAGACGGAGGCTTCGGAAAAACTTTCGCAGGCGCTCAGCGGCGTGGAGATCCTCCTCTTCGGATTGGTCCTGGCAATCGGGGCGGTCGGCGTCCTGCTGAGTGCCCTTGTCGGCGGTCTCGCGGCCTTCCTCGTGACACAGGGATTTAGCGAAACCACGGCCAGTGCGCTCGCCTCGCTGATCGTCGGCATCATCATTGCCGGCATCGCGTGGGCATTGATCTCCCGAGGCCTCGCCGCACTTCGCGGCAGCAACATGACCCTGGATCGAACTGCGGCCTCGCTTCGCCGCGACGTTGATGTTGTGAAGGACAAAATCTGA